The Cryptomeria japonica chromosome 9, Sugi_1.0, whole genome shotgun sequence DNA segment TTGTTTAAATTTATACTTTGATTATGTTAAAAAAAATGGGGAAGCAAGGTCCAAGCATAAGTATTGTTTCTTGTAATGGGGCTTATTGAAAGTTTTCTTCAGATGATCTAATTCAACACTTCCATTTCTATAATAATCTAAGACACTTTAGATTTTATGCTCTTCAATTCATGTGCTCCATAGGCGTAAAGTAACACATATCAGTTATGTTTcataatcaaaattcaaaatttttggtttctacagtaaaattcatttttttcataAATCTCTTTTGCAGGTATGTTTACATCTATGACAAAAATGGTACAGAAATTCACTGTCTCAAGGTAGGAAATATGTTCTTGGtaaaatcatttcatttggatgTCTATGATTGTTCATTTTCTCCGGTCAGGTCTCTAATTATAAATGATTGCTTTTTATATGAAGTTAATGCTTTGCTCAAATTTTGCAGGAACATAGAGAGCCTTTAAGACTTGAATTTCTATCCAAACACTTCCTTTTGGCATCTATAAGTAAATCTGGTGTTCTCCGATATCAGGACACAAGTACTGGCAATTTGATTGCCACTCACAGAACACGACTAGGTCGGTGTGTTGCAATGCGCATGAATCCATACAATGCAGTGCTAGGATTGGGCCACAACAATGGTACAGTTACAATGTGGAGCCCCAACATGGGCACTCCGCTAGTCAGTACACTGTGCCATCATGGTCCTGTTACAGCACTGGCATTTGATTTGCAAGGACATCAAATGGTTACAGCAGGCAATGATGGAAGACTACGTATCTGGGATTTGAGAAAATTTTCACCTCTCCATAGCTACTCTTGTCATGCAAAAAGTGTGGACATCAGCCAAAGAGGCTTACTGGCTGTGGGATGTGGGTCACTAATTGAAATTTGGAAGGATGCACTAATCACTAAGCAGAACAAGCCATATTTGAGACACCGGTTGGCAAATGGATCACaggtacaagacattggattctGCCCATATGAAGATGTGCTTGCCATTGGACATGCTACAGGGATATCCTCCATTCTTGTGCCTGGGTCAGGGGAGCCAAACTTTGACACATTTGTTGCAAATCCATTTGAAACAGTGAAGCAGCGACGTGAAAAAGAGGTTCATTCACTCCTTGATAAATTGCAGCCAGAAATGATTATGTTAGACCCAGAGAGTATTGGTGCTGTACAACATACACAAACAGAGAACATGAAAATTAAGAGAGAGAAGGCCAGGGAAGCTGACATGCAGGCAGCCATTGCTGCTGGTAAAAGTGTTGTTTTGAAGAATAAAACAAAGGGGAGGAACAAACCAAGCAAACGGTATAACAAAAAGCAGGAAAACATTATTAGAGCAAAAAGGCCACTTGTTGAGGAAAAGTTGAAGAGCGAACAAGCTAATAAAAGGCCGAAGATCAGTGATTTAGATCTGCCTAAAGCTCTTGAGCGTTTTGTTCGCAAGTGAAATCCAAAATTTTGATTAG contains these protein-coding regions:
- the LOC131033480 gene encoding probable U3 small nucleolar RNA-associated protein 7, which produces MDTEKDNENVNGKQVKKYLRGKGVHLKEIKDKKLKGQLAAKEALYGKSARNAAKVEQWLLPSEGGYLEAEGIERTSNFRQENIVREVDLLSSRKAFDLKLPGFGPYAVDYTLSGRHMVIAGRKGHISMMEWKNFQLTMELQVRETVHDVKFLHNELFFATAQKKYVYIYDKNGTEIHCLKEHREPLRLEFLSKHFLLASISKSGVLRYQDTSTGNLIATHRTRLGRCVAMRMNPYNAVLGLGHNNGTVTMWSPNMGTPLVSTLCHHGPVTALAFDLQGHQMVTAGNDGRLRIWDLRKFSPLHSYSCHAKSVDISQRGLLAVGCGSLIEIWKDALITKQNKPYLRHRLANGSQVQDIGFCPYEDVLAIGHATGISSILVPGSGEPNFDTFVANPFETVKQRREKEVHSLLDKLQPEMIMLDPESIGAVQHTQTENMKIKREKAREADMQAAIAAGKSVVLKNKTKGRNKPSKRYNKKQENIIRAKRPLVEEKLKSEQANKRPKISDLDLPKALERFVRK